In the Desulfonatronovibrio magnus genome, TTTTCACGTCTCCCAACCACAGCCTAAACCAATGTTCACCGTGTTCATTGTTATGCACTGTTATTATATCGGAAAGGCTGGGATTATCGTCCAAGGGAGATCTTATAGAGCTATCGACCTGCTCCGAGTCATTGAAAACGACATCACTTTTTAACCATTCCAATTCTTTGCCTGGACGCCAAGGAAGCACATAAAGAATTGTGTCATGAGTTTGGGCATAGTCAAACAGTAACTCATGCAGCCTTTCAGATTCTATCCATCCATGTCCGTATTCATTAAAAGAGCTGGTATTGACATAACGTCCTGCAAGTTCTTTTTGATCATCATGTTTTCCAGTCCAAAGTCTTAACCACTTAATGTCATCATCTGGAACTATAACGTCGCCAAAGTTTGTTGAATTATGCCTGGGAGGATAAATTGACACTGAAGAAAAAAGATCGACCAGGCATTCATTATGTAATACCAGCCATGGACTGGTCTTTCCGCTATCACTTTCAGCCCGAACTCTAAAAAAATAAATTCCGCCTTTTAAATCGCTTACCAGTGCTTGCAGTTCATGGCCTGAATAAATTTCTGTACTTTGAGCAAAATCATGGTCAGATGATATTTCTAATATATAAGTAGCATCCTTTGTGGTTGTTTCACCCCATTTAACCAAAAAATTTCCCGAACTACTCAATATTGGGGCGTGTATGAATTCTGGAGCTTCAATGATAGAAGAAGCTCTTAAATCCAGTCTATACTCTCGCTCGGTCAATTCGCTCCAGCCATAACTGTTTCTGGCAGCAAATAAAAATTTGAATATCTTGTATTCACCTGGTTCAGCCTTAAGATCATAAGTACCAGCGCCATCAACACAAAACGCACTTTCCGTTGTCCGGGGGTCTATCGGCTTTTTCGGCTTGGGAGGGATTTCCCCGTCTGATGAAGCTCTAACCGTATAAGTATAGCAAATTTGAGAAGTTTGAGCGTATGCTTCGCTTCCTGTAAAGAAAAACATCAAGCAAATTATTAGCGGCAGAAGTACAATATACATATTCGACCTTCCTTGATGTGCAGGTTTCAAATTACACGGTGAACCAAAAAAGGCAGACACTAACGCGGCCTGTGCCTGCAACCCGGTAAAAGAAAAGAATACTAAATCATAGCTGTGACTGTCCCCGCAACTTACTAAAAATTAAAGCTGATGCGGTCGTTTTCATTAAAGACCAGAAAGTCTTCGTCCTGCTCTTCTTGCGCATTTAGTTCCTTAAAGTGCTCAAAGGCCAGTTTTTGAAGTCTGAACAGATGATGCACTGATACCAGCTGGATATAAGCTAAGGCCATGGCAAAATGATCCTTAAGCTCTGCAAAGGCTTCCCTTGACAGTTTGTTTAATACGTCATTGTCCACCCTTTGCAGTCCGGGTATTTTTTGTACGTTGTCTCCCCCCAGATTAACCTGCAGAGGCCAGTCAACAAGCAGACCGTGTTTATTAAGCAATGCGCAGGCATTGAATCCAATAACCCGGTCATTATGAATCTGTTCCAGAAGCTGCATTATCTGCTGGACTTCAGGAGCAGGCTTTCCGTCTTTGGTAAAGAAGGGCTTTGATCCCGGTGTATCCGGTGCAACAATGATATCTTCAGAATCTTCTACACACAGTACAGCCTGCCTGGTATCCACATTCACCATTCTGGCAAAGGGATAGGTCTGGAGTATAGTGGGTATGAAATCTTCCGCGCATTTGCCTTTTGCATTTATGTAGTGGTTCTGTCCGGGAAGCAGGGAAGTGAGCAGGGCTGGTGTATGGTGTTCTCCTGCCTGGATAATGGCTATGGGCAGATACGCTGCTGCTCTGGTCATCTCTCCGAGGCATACGGGTATGAGCTGGGTGTTGGCTGCGAAGCTGTAATCAGCAGCAGGCATCCAGTGTTTGTCTGCGTGCTGCTGGGTGTTTATGTGGGTTAGTTTTTCGTGGAATAGGTGCATATTTTGTTATCTGTTATCTGTTAATTGTTATTTGTCAAGAGTTAAGAGGAAGAAATTTTGAACCGCCCGCTCCAAGAGTCGCTCAAGACGCAAAGGGCGCTAAGGGAAGAATTAACAAAGCGGGGTAGTCTTATTTTATCTCACCCAAGGCTGTGAGATAAAATAAGCCTTACCGCTTTGTCAAAACTTGCCATCACTTCGTGATATAAGCCTTAGGCGCTGAATCCTGCCTCCTTGAGGTAGTTGGAGTAGGCAAGGGATCTTCTCTGGCCATCACGTTTATCAACTATCTCCAGGGCCTTAAGTGTGACATCGTATGCATTGTAGAGAGTGTGCATGATAAAAGCCAGACTCAAAAGCCTTTCATCTGACATGTCAAACCAGGATAGCGGTGAAGGTATGAAAACCGGCTCAACCTCGAGTAATTGGCTTTTAGCTGTAGTTTTAAGCTTTTCATTGTCAGGTTGATAACCAAGTCTGTTATCCTTGACCAGGTTGTGCATTACAAAGCCTTTAGATTCGGGAAAACTTCCAAGGGTAAACAATGAAGGCTGATTTTTGTACATGGGAAGAGTGGGAGCTTCGAGCTGGATTACTACAACTGATTGCAATGCCTGCTCTGCATTTTTTAAGATATCCAGCTCTGAGCCCTGCACATCCAATTTGAGCATGGCTGCGCCGGCAGCTTCCTTAACTTCATTTAAAGTAATGGTCTTAACATTTTCTTTACCAGTGACCTTGGCGGTTTTGTAACCAAATAGATTCAAGACAGTATAGTTGGGTTCAAGCAGAGAGTTCATGTGCGGTCCATTACACTGGTGAAATACTGCCGGACCACCGCTTCCAATGGCTGCCTTGATGTATTTACGATTTGCATCATTTTTCTGGTCAAGCTTGGCAAAAGATTTTTCATCAGGTTCAAACCCAAGGCAATGCAAGAGCCCATGCTCTACATACTCATCAAATAGCTGCGGATCCCAATCAAAATGACCCGCCCCGACATCCACCACAAGAGGTGGGGTGGGCAGTTTCATGATCTGTTTCTGCAGGATTCTCAGGTTACTCAGCCTGGCCTGGGGGCCGCCCTGCTGCAGTGTGGTTTCGGCTTTGGCTGGTCTGGATCTCTTGAGGTTTTTGATGCTGGTCTGCTGAATATCCGGCTGGGTGGCACTTTCAAAGGTAAGTTCCCTTAAGGTCAGATCAGGGTTGATTCCTGTATGGACTGCGGGTTTGCCTGCTGCGTGCCGGTCATAAAGACCAAGGCACAGGGCTTCAAGGATGAGTCCAAAGGCCTGGTTATCCACCTGGGCGCTGTTCCAATAGGTGTTTTTGACCTGATCCTTGTCTGTGTTTATCTGGGAGCGGTGCCGTCCGGCAAAGCTTACAGCCTTTTGTACGTATTCCTGAGGGGTATTGACTATCCACTGGGACAGTCCTGATGTATCAAGAATACCGGCAGCAACTCTGGAGGCAAAGGTTTCACCTGGAAGGGAAATAACCGGTGTTCCGGCTCTTAAAGCATCAGAGCAGGTGGTATGGGCGTTGTAGGGCCAGGTATCCAGGACCAGATCAGCGTGGCTCAGGCGGGCAATATGCCTTGGCTGGGGCTGATGGTTTGCAAAAACAAGGCGCTCAGGGTTCAGATTTGCCTGCTCCATTTTGTCCATAAGCAGTTCTTTTACAGCTTCGCTTTTGGGAGTGAACAGCCAGAGTACGGAATTATCTGTCTGTCTGAGTATATCCAGCCAGAGTTCAAAGGTATCAGGCGAAATCTTGTAATGCTGGTTAAAGCAGCAGAAGACAAAGGCGTCTTCCGGAAGGCCATGCTCCTGTCTTGTTCCGGCCAGAGTAAGATCTGGAGGAAGGTGATCGTTGGGCTGGTAGGATCTGGGCAGCTGGACTATCTTTTCACTGAATCCGTCCGCGTTGCCCTGAAAAGTAACCCAGGGGTCTCCAATTACATAATCAATATGTCTGCCCGCGCCCATGGAGCCTGGCATGCCCAGCCAGGTCATCTAAACGGGCGCTGGTTTGTAAGCCATGACTGAGACTCTGGTCTCTCGGGTCATGCCGTTTAAGTCGATTAAAATATCAATTTCATCCTGGTATATGCGCGCTGCAAGTTCAGGATTATTCAGGGAAGCAATATTAACAAAGCGGTCCACTCCGGTCTTGATGCGGTCTCTGGAATCAGACTGGTCGCTGAAGCTGTTGTTGTAGGCATACCACTCAATGTTTTCATGGGGCAGGCTTTCCAGAAGCCCGACTATCAGGTAGCCCACAGCATGGCCGCGAAGATCCGAGCTTAAAAATCCCACCCTGATTTTTTTGTCTTTGGTTCGAGCCTGGAGTTGCCGCTCAGGCACGGGCTTTACATGCTCAGACATTTTCTGCCAGGTGATTTCTGCTGCCTTAAGATGTGCTTTCTGGGGTACATTGGCTCCGAGGAGGGTAAAAGTAGCTGAGATACCCGGTGCTGTATCCAGGGGATTTTCCAGAGCCTTGCCAAGAAGTGTTTCCAGTCTGGGGAGCGAACCCCAGATCATGTTTTTGCGGCAGATATCCACAGCAGTAGCCAGAAGTATGGCGTCCTGCACTCCGGTTTCAGCCAGGCCCGCGGCTGCCTTGTCCACGAATTCCAGATCAAGCACTTCCGGATCCAGAGACTGCAGAAGCTGCCAGGATTCACCGTGCGCGGCCTGCAGGTTCAGTGCGGTTTTAAGATGTCTGAATACGCTTTCATCATCTTTTTCCGTGGCAGATACTTTTCCGCGCAGAAAATAAATATCCGGATGCTTGGGGGCTATATCCTCAGCCTGAATCAGACATTGGGAGGCCTTTTCCGGGTCTTCCTTAGCCAGGGCAATGCGGGCCAAATTCAGCCACGGCCCTGGTTCTTCCATCTGGCGGGTCAGTTCGGTAAAGCTCTGCTCTGCCAGATCAAGCTTGCCCCCCACCAGTTGCAGGGTAGCCAGATTGGACCTGGCTGCCGGCATATTGGGGTTAAGGTTCAGAGCCTCCTGATAGACTTTTTCTGCTTCCTGCAACAGTCCGGCGTTTTTCATAATTACGCCGTAATTGGTCAAGAGCACTGCGTCAGGGGGATCCATATCCTGTATGGCTCTTCTGGCCTGATTAACAGCGTCCTGTATCTGTCCGGCCTGTTGCAGGACTACAGCCAGAAACAGCCGCGCGTGGGCAAAATCAGGCTGCTTCTGTAAAATAAGCTCATAGCGCTTTTTTGCAGCGCCCAGCTGGCCTTTGCGGTGCAGGTTTTCAGCTTCCTGGAATAATCTGACAATCTGTGGGTTCATGGCAGGTTCCTCTGAATTTGGTTGGTAGGGGAGCACTACGCAATTTTAGAAAAGCAGCTTAAAACCGGCACAACCGGGCACCAGGGGACAGCCGGGAACCGGGGACTGTCCCTGGCTTCGGGACTGTCCCCGGTTCCCGGTGTGCCGTACGGCTTTCAAAAATTGCGTAGTGCTCCCTTTAGTAGCGTAAAGAAAAAAAGGCCCCCCGAAGAGGGCCTTTTGTTAGTGTTGGGTTTGGTTGTTGGGGTTAGACTATGGTGAAGTCGTTTGCTGTGTAGTTACCATCATGACCTTCATTGACACCAACCAGGAATATTTCGTTGGCATCTACTACTGAGTCACCATTTCCCACGCCGGTTGCTGATCCAAGATATGCCCAGACATAAGAGTTTGAGGTACCTGTGACTGTGAATAAGAAGCTTTTATCAGCATCTGCGTCATCAATGGAGATTTCTTGCTCCTTCAGGAAGTTAGCAACAGCTGTTGCATTAGATCCATCAGCTACTTTAAGGTCTGTATTCACTAAATTGATGGTAAGCCCTCACAGGGTTACTACCTGTGTTCCTGTTTAATCCAGGCCAGGTCTGGTTTTTGATCTTTGAAATAACAGTTGAATGCATCCACCAGGGTTTCGAACGTG is a window encoding:
- a CDS encoding SapC family protein — protein: MHLFHEKLTHINTQQHADKHWMPAADYSFAANTQLIPVCLGEMTRAAAYLPIAIIQAGEHHTPALLTSLLPGQNHYINAKGKCAEDFIPTILQTYPFARMVNVDTRQAVLCVEDSEDIIVAPDTPGSKPFFTKDGKPAPEVQQIMQLLEQIHNDRVIGFNACALLNKHGLLVDWPLQVNLGGDNVQKIPGLQRVDNDVLNKLSREAFAELKDHFAMALAYIQLVSVHHLFRLQKLAFEHFKELNAQEEQDEDFLVFNENDRISFNF
- a CDS encoding FkbM family methyltransferase — its product is MTWLGMPGSMGAGRHIDYVIGDPWVTFQGNADGFSEKIVQLPRSYQPNDHLPPDLTLAGTRQEHGLPEDAFVFCCFNQHYKISPDTFELWLDILRQTDNSVLWLFTPKSEAVKELLMDKMEQANLNPERLVFANHQPQPRHIARLSHADLVLDTWPYNAHTTCSDALRAGTPVISLPGETFASRVAAGILDTSGLSQWIVNTPQEYVQKAVSFAGRHRSQINTDKDQVKNTYWNSAQVDNQAFGLILEALCLGLYDRHAAGKPAVHTGINPDLTLRELTFESATQPDIQQTSIKNLKRSRPAKAETTLQQGGPQARLSNLRILQKQIMKLPTPPLVVDVGAGHFDWDPQLFDEYVEHGLLHCLGFEPDEKSFAKLDQKNDANRKYIKAAIGSGGPAVFHQCNGPHMNSLLEPNYTVLNLFGYKTAKVTGKENVKTITLNEVKEAAGAAMLKLDVQGSELDILKNAEQALQSVVVIQLEAPTLPMYKNQPSLFTLGSFPESKGFVMHNLVKDNRLGYQPDNEKLKTTAKSQLLEVEPVFIPSPLSWFDMSDERLLSLAFIMHTLYNAYDVTLKALEIVDKRDGQRRSLAYSNYLKEAGFSA
- a CDS encoding tetratricopeptide repeat protein; amino-acid sequence: MNPQIVRLFQEAENLHRKGQLGAAKKRYELILQKQPDFAHARLFLAVVLQQAGQIQDAVNQARRAIQDMDPPDAVLLTNYGVIMKNAGLLQEAEKVYQEALNLNPNMPAARSNLATLQLVGGKLDLAEQSFTELTRQMEEPGPWLNLARIALAKEDPEKASQCLIQAEDIAPKHPDIYFLRGKVSATEKDDESVFRHLKTALNLQAAHGESWQLLQSLDPEVLDLEFVDKAAAGLAETGVQDAILLATAVDICRKNMIWGSLPRLETLLGKALENPLDTAPGISATFTLLGANVPQKAHLKAAEITWQKMSEHVKPVPERQLQARTKDKKIRVGFLSSDLRGHAVGYLIVGLLESLPHENIEWYAYNNSFSDQSDSRDRIKTGVDRFVNIASLNNPELAARIYQDEIDILIDLNGMTRETRVSVMAYKPAPV